The following proteins are encoded in a genomic region of Desulfosporosinus youngiae DSM 17734:
- a CDS encoding aspartyl-phosphate phosphatase Spo0E family protein: MEKKLLKRIEVLRRRLNKFASNRSLVDSEVVEVSQQLDKLLNQYQKISSHQQLSFW, encoded by the coding sequence TTGGAAAAGAAACTTTTGAAAAGAATTGAGGTACTACGCAGGAGATTGAATAAATTTGCCTCAAATCGTAGCCTTGTTGATAGCGAAGTTGTTGAAGTAAGTCAGCAATTAGACAAGTTACTTAACCAATATCAAAAGATCAGCAGCCATCAGCAGTTAAGCTTTTGGTAA
- a CDS encoding 3'-5' exonuclease, with the protein MTYIVFDLEFNMFFKFNEWDYANPALKSEIIQIGAVKLNERLESIGEFNALIKPVIYKRINPYVKKKTTINTKQVKQGTPFVQTIESFNSWVGEDSVLCSWGHDDILGLRDNSRFFGMQSLSFNKFINIQQIYMKFRGLNKQPSLESAVEALEIEKTLPFHHALSDAFYTAEIFKKIYDFSEQVIINWEKLQMESEEKVKELKALLDKVNITCPQCGRVLQKTKEVTKVKKYFAQGYCDSCNLPIRHMSRITNTNGEYSIVSKNSIYKAETAVDS; encoded by the coding sequence ATGACTTATATAGTATTTGATTTGGAATTTAATATGTTTTTTAAATTCAATGAATGGGATTATGCTAATCCCGCCCTGAAAAGCGAAATTATTCAGATTGGTGCTGTCAAACTAAACGAGCGTTTAGAGAGCATTGGCGAGTTCAATGCCCTTATTAAGCCCGTAATTTATAAGAGGATTAATCCCTATGTTAAGAAGAAAACGACAATTAATACTAAGCAGGTCAAACAAGGAACCCCTTTCGTTCAAACAATCGAGAGCTTCAATTCATGGGTAGGAGAGGACTCTGTATTATGCTCTTGGGGACATGATGATATTTTAGGTTTAAGGGACAATAGCCGGTTTTTTGGTATGCAGTCATTATCCTTTAATAAGTTTATTAATATTCAGCAAATTTATATGAAATTTAGGGGTCTAAACAAACAACCGAGTTTAGAAAGCGCAGTGGAAGCCCTGGAAATCGAAAAAACATTGCCCTTTCACCATGCCTTAAGTGATGCCTTTTATACAGCGGAAATCTTCAAGAAAATCTATGATTTTTCTGAGCAGGTGATCATCAATTGGGAAAAGTTACAGATGGAAAGCGAAGAAAAGGTTAAAGAGCTGAAAGCCTTATTAGATAAAGTGAATATCACATGTCCGCAATGCGGCAGAGTTTTACAAAAAACGAAGGAAGTTACTAAGGTAAAAAAATATTTTGCGCAGGGATACTGTGACAGTTGTAACCTTCCTATACGACATATGTCGAGGATTACTAACACTAATGGAGAGTATTCGATTGTATCGAAGAATTCTATATATAAAGCCGAAACTGCAGTCGATTCATAA
- a CDS encoding calcium-translocating P-type ATPase, PMCA-type produces MWFNQSTEDVLKELEVNSSTGLSENDVIKRRETYGLNELVTKKPKTLIRIFLSQLNNIMIYILIGAALISGFIGEISDAVIIGIVILINAIVGVIQESKAEKALDALKKLSTPKALIKRDGISKEIPSQEVVPGDVVIIDAGRYIPCDLRLIETANLQIEESALTGESVPADKQADLVIDAEDTPLGDQKNMAFKSTLATYGRGIGIAVATGMDTQIGKIATMLEESADEQTPLQKKIEELGKILGFAAIGICVLMFLVGVLQDRDLYEMFLIALSLAVAAIPEGLPAIVTIVLAMGVQRLIKEHAIVRKLPAVETLGSVSIICSDKTGTLTQNKMTVTNFWADNGSGEIASLDLTQNAHRLLLENLVLCNDSTYSESTKTGDPTEIALLDAGHKLKITKETLEKTYPRVYEIPFDSDRKLMTTVHEHDNRFIAMTKGALDSLLKISTTAYLKGETVPLTEELKNKIMEASNSMSDGALRVLGAAYKPLDAIPSNNDSVEENLTFIGLVGMIDPPRLEVKDSIALCKKAGIKTVMITGDHKNTAFAIAKELGIAKNIEEVISGAELDKLTQDQLNDKIQDLSVFARVSPEHKVTIVKAIRSKGNIVSMTGDGVNDAPSLKAADIGVAMGITGTDVAKGAADIVLTDDNFSTIVSAIKEGRNIFNNIKKSIIFLLSCNLGEVIALFLAILLGWAAPLRPIHILWVNLVTDTLPALSLGVDSGDPTVMEKKPRDPKATLFAEGAGIRLILNGALIGILTLAAFAIGNRIYPDSLMHAQTMAFVVLSISQLFHSLNMRHPDKSIFQLGLFTNKKLIYSILLGILLQVIVITIPALASVFKVYPLTLNDWVFVLALSVMPLLINEIVKAIRRTSHKA; encoded by the coding sequence ATGTGGTTCAATCAAAGTACCGAAGATGTCCTAAAAGAATTGGAAGTGAATTCAAGCACCGGTTTGTCCGAGAATGACGTCATAAAGAGACGAGAAACCTACGGTTTAAACGAGTTAGTAACTAAAAAGCCTAAAACCTTAATTCGAATTTTTCTTTCCCAATTAAACAATATCATGATTTACATTCTAATCGGTGCTGCCCTCATCTCGGGATTTATCGGAGAAATAAGCGATGCTGTAATTATTGGAATTGTGATTCTTATAAATGCTATCGTCGGAGTCATCCAAGAATCTAAGGCGGAAAAAGCTCTCGATGCCTTGAAAAAACTCTCAACACCAAAGGCTTTAATCAAAAGGGATGGAATCTCCAAAGAAATTCCATCTCAAGAAGTCGTTCCTGGAGATGTGGTGATCATCGATGCCGGAAGATATATCCCCTGTGACCTTCGTCTTATTGAAACGGCTAATCTGCAAATTGAGGAATCCGCACTGACCGGGGAATCAGTTCCCGCAGACAAACAAGCCGATCTCGTCATTGACGCTGAAGATACCCCTCTGGGGGATCAGAAAAATATGGCCTTTAAATCTACCTTAGCAACTTATGGTCGCGGAATTGGTATTGCCGTAGCCACAGGCATGGATACTCAGATTGGAAAAATTGCCACCATGCTTGAGGAGTCTGCCGATGAGCAAACTCCTCTGCAGAAGAAGATTGAGGAATTAGGTAAGATCTTAGGCTTTGCTGCCATAGGGATTTGTGTCCTTATGTTCTTAGTAGGGGTTTTACAAGATCGGGATCTTTACGAAATGTTTTTAATAGCTCTTAGTTTAGCTGTTGCAGCAATTCCCGAAGGATTACCCGCTATTGTTACGATTGTCCTTGCTATGGGTGTGCAGCGCTTAATCAAAGAGCATGCCATCGTTAGAAAACTGCCTGCCGTAGAAACCTTAGGTTCTGTTTCAATTATTTGTTCTGACAAAACCGGAACTTTAACCCAAAATAAAATGACCGTCACGAACTTCTGGGCTGACAATGGATCAGGAGAGATCGCCTCCTTAGATCTGACCCAAAATGCTCATAGACTCCTTCTTGAGAATTTGGTCTTATGTAACGATTCTACCTACTCGGAATCCACTAAAACAGGAGATCCGACGGAAATAGCCCTTTTAGACGCAGGTCATAAACTTAAGATCACTAAAGAGACTTTAGAAAAAACTTATCCTAGGGTTTACGAAATTCCCTTCGATTCGGATCGAAAATTAATGACCACTGTCCATGAACATGACAATCGGTTCATAGCCATGACCAAAGGTGCCTTAGACAGTTTGCTGAAAATCTCAACGACTGCTTACTTAAAGGGAGAAACGGTTCCCTTAACCGAAGAACTTAAAAACAAAATTATGGAAGCCTCCAACTCCATGTCCGATGGTGCCTTAAGAGTCTTAGGCGCTGCCTATAAGCCGCTGGATGCTATCCCTTCAAATAATGATTCTGTTGAAGAGAATCTAACCTTTATTGGTTTGGTAGGAATGATTGATCCGCCTAGACTAGAAGTTAAAGACTCCATAGCCCTTTGTAAAAAAGCCGGTATAAAAACTGTGATGATCACAGGAGATCATAAAAACACTGCTTTTGCCATAGCTAAAGAACTAGGTATCGCTAAAAACATCGAAGAAGTTATCTCAGGCGCAGAATTAGATAAACTGACTCAAGATCAATTAAATGATAAAATCCAGGATTTATCGGTCTTTGCCCGGGTTTCTCCGGAGCACAAGGTAACTATTGTAAAAGCGATCCGATCTAAGGGTAACATAGTTTCTATGACAGGAGACGGGGTAAACGACGCACCCTCTTTAAAAGCTGCGGATATAGGCGTGGCCATGGGAATCACGGGAACCGATGTCGCTAAGGGCGCCGCCGACATTGTTTTAACGGATGATAACTTTTCAACCATTGTTTCTGCGATTAAAGAAGGCCGTAACATCTTCAACAATATTAAAAAATCAATCATCTTTTTATTATCTTGTAATTTAGGTGAAGTTATCGCCCTCTTCCTGGCAATCTTGTTAGGCTGGGCTGCACCTTTAAGACCGATTCATATTCTATGGGTCAATTTAGTGACAGATACCCTCCCTGCCCTTTCCTTAGGTGTCGATTCCGGTGATCCCACAGTCATGGAGAAAAAACCCCGCGATCCAAAAGCAACCCTTTTTGCTGAAGGTGCCGGTATAAGGCTGATATTAAACGGTGCTTTAATTGGAATTTTAACCTTAGCCGCCTTTGCCATAGGCAATAGGATATACCCTGATTCCTTAATGCATGCCCAAACAATGGCCTTCGTAGTCTTGAGCATCTCACAGCTATTTCATTCTTTGAATATGAGACACCCTGATAAGTCGATTTTTCAACTAGGGTTGTTTACCAATAAAAAGTTGATTTATTCCATCTTACTAGGGATCTTACTCCAAGTCATTGTCATTACGATACCTGCCTTAGCTTCCGTCTTTAAAGTTTATCCATTAACTCTAAACGATTGGGTCTTCGTTTTAGCTCTTTCTGTTATGCCTTTATTGATTAATGAAATTGTCAAAGCAATCCGCAGAACTTCACACAAGGCCTAA